In Streptomyces chartreusis, the following proteins share a genomic window:
- the hemC gene encoding hydroxymethylbilane synthase: MTQQALRLGTRRSKLAMAQSGQVADAVRRVTGRPVELVEITTYGDVSREALAQIGGTGVFVTALRDALVRGEVDFAVHSLKDLPTTQPEELALAAVPEREDPRDVIVARDALKLTDLPRGARIGTGSPRRMAQLNAYARSHGLDFETVAIRGNVDTRIRYVRDGELDAVVLAAAGMNRIGRSEEVTDFLSVDTVLPAPGQGALAIECTADNADLVAALGELDDPFTRVAVSAERSLLAALEAGCSAPVGALADLLADGQIVKEMRLRGVVGTTDGSRMVQLSTTGPVPETHDQALALGRELATEMLAQGAAGLMGERAQ; this comes from the coding sequence ATGACTCAGCAGGCACTACGGCTCGGCACCAGGCGCAGCAAGCTCGCCATGGCCCAGTCCGGGCAGGTCGCGGACGCCGTACGCCGGGTGACCGGACGGCCCGTCGAACTCGTCGAGATCACCACGTACGGCGATGTCTCGCGCGAGGCCCTCGCGCAGATCGGCGGCACCGGCGTGTTCGTCACCGCCCTGCGGGACGCGCTCGTCAGGGGCGAGGTCGACTTCGCGGTGCACTCCCTGAAGGACCTGCCGACCACGCAGCCCGAGGAACTGGCCCTGGCGGCCGTCCCCGAGCGCGAGGACCCGCGTGACGTGATAGTCGCCCGGGACGCCCTCAAGCTCACCGACCTGCCGCGCGGCGCGCGCATCGGTACGGGCTCGCCGCGCCGGATGGCCCAGCTGAACGCGTACGCGCGCAGCCACGGGCTGGACTTCGAGACGGTCGCGATCCGCGGGAACGTCGACACCCGGATCCGGTACGTGCGCGACGGCGAGCTGGACGCGGTCGTGCTGGCCGCGGCCGGCATGAATCGCATCGGCCGCAGCGAAGAAGTGACCGACTTCCTGTCGGTCGACACGGTTTTGCCCGCCCCCGGCCAGGGGGCACTGGCGATCGAGTGCACCGCGGACAACGCGGACCTCGTCGCCGCGCTCGGCGAGCTCGACGACCCGTTCACGCGGGTCGCCGTGAGCGCCGAGCGATCACTGCTCGCCGCCCTGGAGGCCGGCTGCTCCGCCCCTGTGGGCGCGCTGGCCGACCTTTTGGCCGACGGGCAGATTGTCAAGGAAATGCGCCTGCGTGGCGTCGTCGGCACGACCGACGGTTCGCGCATGGTGCAGCTGTCCACCACCGGTCCCGTGCCCGAGACGCACGACCAAGCGCTGGCGCTGGGTCGCGAACTCGCTACCGAGATGCTTGCCCAGGGCGCGGCCGGTCTGATGGGGGAGCGAGCACAGTGA
- a CDS encoding redox-sensing transcriptional repressor Rex yields MATGRTHRPATRSRGIPEATVARLPLYLRALTALSERSVPTVSSEELAAAAGVNSAKLRKDFSYLGSYGTRGVGYDVEYLVYQISRELGLTQDWPVVIVGIGNLGAALANYGGFASRGFRVAALIDADPAMAGKPVAGIPVQHSDSLEKIIQENGVSIGVIATPAGAAQPVCDRLVAAGVTSILNFAPTVLTVPDGVDVRKVDLSIELQILAFHEQRKAGEEAHTDGAGPAAATREGSDDSADQGPDGDVPAVMPA; encoded by the coding sequence GTGGCAACTGGCCGAACTCACCGACCGGCGACCCGTAGCCGAGGGATTCCCGAGGCCACCGTCGCCCGGCTTCCGCTGTACCTCCGAGCCCTGACCGCACTGTCGGAGCGCTCGGTACCCACGGTCTCCTCCGAGGAGCTCGCGGCCGCGGCGGGGGTCAACTCCGCCAAGCTGCGCAAGGACTTCTCGTACCTCGGGTCGTACGGAACGCGCGGTGTCGGCTACGACGTCGAGTATCTCGTCTACCAGATCTCCCGCGAACTCGGGCTGACCCAGGACTGGCCGGTTGTGATCGTCGGCATCGGTAACCTCGGCGCCGCCCTCGCCAACTACGGCGGGTTCGCCTCCCGCGGCTTCCGGGTCGCCGCGCTCATCGACGCCGACCCGGCCATGGCCGGCAAGCCCGTCGCCGGGATCCCGGTGCAGCACTCCGACAGCCTGGAGAAGATCATCCAGGAGAATGGCGTGTCGATCGGTGTCATCGCCACTCCCGCCGGTGCCGCCCAGCCGGTCTGCGACCGCCTCGTGGCCGCCGGTGTGACCTCCATCCTGAACTTCGCGCCGACCGTGCTGACCGTCCCGGACGGTGTCGACGTGCGCAAGGTCGACCTCTCCATCGAGCTGCAGATCCTCGCCTTCCACGAGCAGCGCAAGGCGGGCGAGGAGGCCCACACCGACGGTGCGGGACCGGCCGCCGCCACCCGTGAGGGGTCCGACGACTCCGCCGATCAGGGGCCCGACGGGGACGTACCCGCCGTGATGCCGGCATGA
- a CDS encoding glutaredoxin family protein, translated as MADMSPLFRRATAKSPGDRLVTLIGKPDCHLCDDAQSVVERICGELGVPWEWKDITEDAQLHDQYWEQIPVVLVDGAQHTFWRVNEDRLRKALTG; from the coding sequence ATGGCTGACATGAGCCCCCTCTTCCGTCGTGCCACGGCCAAGTCCCCCGGGGACCGGCTGGTCACCCTCATCGGCAAGCCCGACTGCCATCTGTGTGATGACGCACAGAGCGTCGTCGAGAGGATCTGCGGCGAGCTGGGGGTTCCCTGGGAGTGGAAGGACATCACCGAGGACGCCCAACTCCACGACCAGTACTGGGAACAGATCCCCGTCGTCCTCGTCGACGGAGCCCAGCACACCTTCTGGCGCGTGAACGAGGATCGCCTCCGCAAAGCACTGACCGGGTAG
- a CDS encoding glutamyl-tRNA reductase — translation MSLLVVGLSHRSAPVSVLERAALGADAQIKLLQDTVAAEPATEAAVLATCNRIELYADVDKFHAGVAELSTLLAQHSGVGLDELTPYLYVHYEDRAVHHLFSVACGLDSMVVGEGQVLGQIKDSLAKAQELHSAGRLLNDLFQQALRVGKRAHSETGIDRAGQSLVTFGLEQLAEGTDVTAWARGKKALVIGAGSMSSLAAATLARAGVAEIVIANRTQDRAERLVEILTDGTDVPARAVPMESVPVELTRADVAVSCTGATGLVLAAEEVAAAVEGRTGQPVAFTEAGTPAPRTAADSTDVRQTPLPPTSVGTDENCPLDVAAVQGGFSVLGEAAVAGMDAATLEQHAAWAAGSAVDRREAARRSPEADAELITALAATAATVGRIPERRKPEPVIEVPRPAPALSLLDLAMPRDIDAAAHRLTGVRLVDIESLAEASADAPMAADVDQVRRIVSDEVAAFGAALRAAHITPTVVALRAMAADVVANEIARLEGRLPGLDDKHRGEITQTVRRVVDKLLHAPTVRVKQLAAEPGGAGYADALRTLFDLDQETVASVSRAEDSTEKNRGPR, via the coding sequence ATGAGTCTCCTCGTCGTGGGGCTGAGCCACCGCAGCGCCCCGGTCAGCGTGCTGGAGCGGGCCGCGCTGGGCGCGGACGCCCAGATCAAGCTGCTTCAGGACACGGTCGCCGCCGAGCCCGCCACCGAGGCCGCGGTGCTCGCCACCTGCAACCGCATCGAGCTGTACGCCGACGTGGACAAGTTCCACGCCGGTGTCGCCGAGCTGTCCACGCTGCTCGCCCAGCACAGCGGGGTGGGCCTCGACGAACTCACGCCGTACCTCTACGTCCACTACGAGGACCGGGCCGTCCACCACCTCTTCTCGGTGGCCTGCGGGCTCGACTCCATGGTCGTCGGCGAGGGCCAGGTCCTCGGGCAGATCAAGGACTCCCTCGCCAAGGCGCAGGAGCTGCACAGCGCCGGACGGCTGCTGAACGACCTGTTCCAACAGGCCCTGCGGGTCGGCAAGCGCGCCCACTCCGAGACCGGCATCGACCGCGCCGGCCAGTCCCTGGTCACCTTCGGCCTGGAGCAGCTGGCCGAGGGCACGGACGTCACGGCCTGGGCCCGCGGCAAGAAGGCTCTGGTCATCGGCGCCGGTTCGATGTCCTCGCTGGCCGCGGCGACGCTCGCGCGGGCCGGGGTCGCGGAGATCGTCATCGCCAACCGGACGCAGGACCGCGCCGAGCGGCTCGTGGAGATCCTGACCGACGGCACGGACGTGCCCGCCCGCGCGGTACCGATGGAGTCGGTGCCGGTCGAGCTGACACGTGCCGACGTCGCCGTCTCCTGCACCGGCGCGACCGGCCTCGTCCTCGCGGCCGAGGAGGTCGCCGCCGCGGTGGAGGGCCGTACCGGTCAGCCGGTCGCCTTCACGGAGGCGGGCACGCCCGCTCCCCGGACGGCCGCCGACTCCACCGACGTACGGCAGACCCCGCTGCCGCCCACCAGCGTCGGCACCGACGAGAACTGCCCGCTCGACGTCGCCGCCGTGCAGGGAGGTTTCTCTGTGCTCGGCGAGGCCGCCGTCGCCGGGATGGACGCGGCCACCCTGGAGCAGCACGCGGCGTGGGCCGCCGGCAGTGCCGTCGACCGGCGGGAGGCCGCCCGGCGCAGCCCCGAGGCCGACGCCGAGCTGATCACCGCGCTCGCCGCGACCGCGGCCACCGTCGGCCGCATCCCCGAGCGCCGCAAGCCCGAGCCCGTGATCGAGGTGCCCCGGCCCGCGCCGGCGCTGTCCCTGCTCGACCTCGCCATGCCCCGCGACATCGACGCGGCCGCGCACCGGCTGACCGGGGTGCGTCTGGTGGACATCGAGTCGCTGGCGGAAGCCTCCGCCGACGCCCCGATGGCGGCCGACGTCGACCAGGTCCGCCGGATCGTCTCCGACGAGGTCGCCGCCTTCGGCGCCGCGCTGCGGGCCGCGCACATCACACCCACCGTCGTCGCGCTGCGCGCGATGGCCGCCGATGTCGTGGCGAACGAGATCGCCCGGCTGGAGGGCCGTCTGCCCGGCCTCGACGACAAGCACCGCGGTGAGATCACGCAGACCGTGCGGCGCGTGGTCGACAAGCTGCTGCACGCCCCGACCGTGCGGGTCAAGCAGCTCGCGGCCGAGCCCGGCGGCGCCGGGTACGCGGACGCCCTGCGGACCCTGTTCGACCTCGATCAGGAGACGGTGGCCTCCGTCTCCCGCGCCGAGGACAGCACCGAGAAGAACCGAGGCCCACGATGA
- a CDS encoding uroporphyrinogen-III synthase gives MSPTTLPAGLEHGHVTFLGAGPGDPGLLTLRAVEALANADVLVAEHEVLDVVRVHARAGIAEVHTDTGPDADAVPGTGTPQLAVVDGASTTAGLPAVRDAAHLVMEAARGGRRVVRAVSGDPGLDTYATNEMLACAAAGVPFEVVPGVAAAVGVPAYAGVPLRDAQGADVRFVDARTASDRCWTEVGASDGTVVVSTTLDSVGAAAGELVSAGRKPDTPLTVTVAGTTTRQRTWTATLGTIAQTLKQAKVLPSPEGGRPVIAVVGERSAAAQRDQLSWFESKPLFGWRVLVPRTKEQAASLSDQLRSYGAVPHEVPTIAVEPPRTPQQMERAVKGLVTGRYEWIAFTSVNAVKAVREKFEEYGLDARAFAGIKVAAVGEQTAKALIAFGVKPDLVPSGEQSAAGLLEDWPPYDPVFDPIDRVFLPRADIATETLVAGLIELGWEVDDVTAYRTVRASPPPAETREAIKGGGFDAVLFTSSSTVRNLVGIAGKPHNVTVIACIGPATAKTAEEHGLRVDVMAPEPSVHRLAEALADFGLRRRAAAVEAGDPVTRPSERRPGARRRRSTT, from the coding sequence GTGAGCCCCACCACCCTTCCCGCCGGCCTTGAACACGGGCACGTCACCTTCCTCGGTGCCGGACCCGGGGATCCGGGGCTGCTGACTCTGCGCGCCGTCGAGGCACTGGCGAACGCGGACGTACTGGTCGCCGAGCACGAGGTGCTCGACGTCGTACGCGTGCACGCCAGAGCCGGCATCGCCGAAGTGCACACGGACACGGGTCCCGATGCGGACGCCGTGCCGGGCACAGGCACGCCTCAACTAGCGGTTGTTGACGGCGCGTCAACGACCGCTGGGCTACCCGCGGTGCGGGATGCCGCACATCTTGTCATGGAGGCCGCGCGTGGCGGCAGGCGGGTCGTGCGTGCGGTGTCCGGGGATCCCGGCCTCGACACGTACGCCACCAACGAGATGCTCGCGTGCGCCGCGGCCGGTGTGCCGTTCGAGGTCGTACCGGGTGTCGCCGCGGCCGTGGGCGTCCCCGCGTACGCCGGCGTCCCGCTCCGTGACGCGCAGGGCGCGGACGTCCGGTTCGTCGACGCGCGCACCGCGTCCGACCGTTGCTGGACCGAGGTCGGCGCGTCGGACGGGACCGTGGTCGTGTCGACGACGCTGGACTCCGTGGGCGCGGCCGCCGGTGAACTGGTGTCGGCGGGACGCAAGCCCGATACGCCGCTGACCGTCACCGTCGCCGGTACGACGACCCGGCAGCGGACCTGGACCGCGACGCTGGGCACCATCGCCCAGACGCTGAAGCAGGCCAAGGTGCTGCCCTCGCCGGAGGGCGGCCGGCCGGTGATAGCCGTGGTCGGTGAGCGTTCCGCCGCAGCACAGCGCGACCAGTTGTCGTGGTTCGAGTCCAAGCCGCTCTTCGGGTGGCGGGTGCTCGTGCCGCGTACGAAGGAGCAGGCGGCTTCGCTCTCCGACCAGCTGCGGTCGTACGGGGCCGTGCCGCACGAGGTGCCGACGATCGCCGTCGAACCGCCGCGCACGCCCCAGCAGATGGAGCGGGCCGTCAAGGGGCTCGTGACCGGACGGTACGAGTGGATCGCCTTCACCTCGGTGAACGCGGTCAAGGCCGTGCGGGAGAAGTTCGAGGAGTACGGGCTCGACGCCCGTGCGTTCGCCGGGATCAAGGTCGCGGCGGTGGGGGAGCAGACCGCGAAGGCGCTCATCGCCTTCGGCGTGAAGCCGGACCTGGTGCCGAGCGGTGAGCAGTCGGCCGCGGGGCTGCTGGAGGACTGGCCGCCGTACGACCCGGTCTTCGACCCGATCGACCGCGTGTTCCTGCCGCGGGCCGACATCGCCACGGAGACCCTGGTGGCCGGGCTCATCGAGCTCGGCTGGGAGGTCGACGACGTCACGGCCTACCGGACCGTGCGGGCCTCGCCGCCGCCGGCGGAGACCCGGGAGGCGATCAAGGGGGGTGGCTTCGACGCCGTTCTCTTCACGTCGTCGTCCACGGTGCGCAACCTCGTGGGGATCGCCGGCAAGCCGCACAACGTGACCGTGATCGCCTGTATCGGTCCCGCCACCGCGAAGACCGCCGAGGAGCACGGGCTGCGGGTGGACGTGATGGCGCCGGAGCCGTCCGTGCACAGGCTGGCCGAGGCGCTGGCGGACTTCGGGCTGCGGCGCCGTGCCGCCGCGGTCGAGGCCGGGGACCCGGTCACTCGGCCGAGCGAGCGGCGTCCGGGCGCCCGTCGGCGTCGGTCGACGACGTAA